The proteins below come from a single Saccharopolyspora sp. SCSIO 74807 genomic window:
- a CDS encoding PIN domain-containing protein translates to MSMVVLDASAVLAWVYAESGQEAVAEHLDGALISAVNWSEVLQKIAANGGDADLLGLQIEALGVEVIAFGRDDSLATAALWPTTREAGLSLGDRACLALARRLAAPVLTSDQAWKRLDTDADIRLIR, encoded by the coding sequence CGGCAGTCCTGGCGTGGGTATATGCGGAATCGGGACAAGAAGCGGTCGCCGAGCATCTCGACGGGGCGCTGATCAGTGCGGTGAACTGGTCAGAGGTCTTGCAGAAGATCGCTGCGAATGGCGGCGACGCCGACCTTCTCGGCCTGCAGATCGAAGCTCTGGGCGTGGAAGTGATCGCTTTCGGTCGAGACGACTCGCTAGCGACGGCCGCGCTTTGGCCGACGACCCGGGAGGCCGGCCTGTCGCTCGGGGACCGAGCATGCCTGGCACTGGCGCGGCGCCTCGCCGCGCCAGTGCTCACTTCGGACCAAGCTTGGAAACGGCTCGACACCGATGCGGACATCCGGCTGATCCGCTGA
- a CDS encoding SRPBCC family protein, whose amino-acid sequence MQMQHHFTVPVPVDVAWPAMIDPEQVAPCMPGATLSSADGNEFAGSVKVKLGPISLLYKGKGSFEEVDEAARKVVIDASGKDSRGNGTAAATVTLTLTPEGGSTSAQVDTDLKVTGKPAQLGRGLMTEVGSKILNQFAANLAEKLAGEAAAAEGAGAASAGGSGKTESDKVAEAAQAAEDSAGEQRTTAAAAAAQGAEAARSRTPAWRVTPPAGEQAAGEQPDTVGSSSAARHARSDRADTVVTGGPMPTDEAIDLLGTAGTPVLKRVLPAVAVLAAGALLFRWLRRRKHRR is encoded by the coding sequence GTGCAGATGCAACACCACTTCACCGTCCCGGTCCCGGTCGACGTGGCGTGGCCGGCGATGATCGACCCGGAGCAGGTGGCCCCCTGCATGCCCGGCGCGACGCTCAGCAGCGCCGACGGCAACGAGTTCGCCGGTTCGGTGAAGGTGAAGCTCGGCCCGATCTCCTTGCTGTACAAGGGGAAGGGCTCGTTCGAAGAGGTCGACGAAGCGGCTCGCAAGGTCGTCATCGACGCCAGCGGCAAGGACTCGCGGGGCAACGGCACCGCTGCCGCCACCGTCACGCTCACCCTCACGCCCGAAGGCGGCAGCACCTCCGCGCAGGTGGACACCGACCTGAAGGTCACCGGCAAGCCCGCGCAGCTCGGGCGGGGCCTGATGACCGAGGTCGGCAGCAAGATCCTGAACCAGTTCGCGGCGAACCTGGCCGAGAAGCTCGCCGGTGAGGCGGCCGCCGCCGAGGGCGCGGGCGCGGCTTCGGCGGGTGGCTCCGGCAAGACCGAGTCGGACAAGGTGGCCGAAGCCGCGCAGGCGGCCGAGGACTCCGCGGGCGAGCAGCGCACCACCGCCGCGGCGGCGGCTGCGCAGGGCGCGGAAGCAGCGCGCAGCCGCACCCCGGCGTGGCGGGTCACGCCACCGGCGGGGGAGCAGGCGGCAGGGGAGCAGCCGGACACCGTCGGCTCGTCGAGCGCCGCCAGGCACGCCCGGTCCGATCGCGCGGACACGGTCGTCACCGGCGGCCCGATGCCGACCGACGAGGCGATCGACCTGCTCGGCACCGCGGGCACGCCGGTGCTCAAGCGGGTGCTGCCCGCGGTGGCGGTGCTGGCCGCCGGTGCGCTGCTGTTCCGCTGGCTCCGCCGCCGCAAGCACCGCCGCTGA
- a CDS encoding xanthine dehydrogenase family protein subunit M: MIPASFDYIAPSTVDEAVTALQQAGDEAKVLGGGQSLLPVLRMRLADPRVVVDLGRIPQLRGVREDGDRLVIGAMTTHHEIARDPLVREHAELIALATRTVADPQVRHRGTFGGSLAHADPAGDLPAPALVLDAEMVIAGPGGQRTVPAAEFFADFFTTALEADEVLVEIRMPKWTGWSAHYEKFNRVAQAWSMVGVAAAVLVRDGAIAEARVGLTNMGATPIRARGVEGALLGAPATAEAITAAARHAAEGTSATADASADVDYREHLAEVLTGRAVATAVGV, encoded by the coding sequence GTGATCCCCGCATCGTTCGACTACATCGCACCGTCCACAGTGGATGAGGCGGTGACCGCGCTGCAGCAGGCGGGCGACGAGGCCAAGGTGCTCGGCGGCGGGCAGAGCCTGCTGCCGGTGCTGCGGATGCGGCTGGCCGACCCGCGGGTGGTCGTCGACCTCGGCCGCATCCCGCAGCTGCGCGGCGTCCGCGAGGACGGCGACCGGCTGGTGATCGGCGCGATGACCACGCACCACGAGATCGCCCGCGACCCGCTCGTCCGCGAGCACGCCGAGCTGATCGCGCTGGCCACCCGCACCGTGGCGGACCCGCAGGTGCGCCACCGCGGCACGTTCGGCGGATCGCTGGCGCACGCCGACCCGGCCGGGGATCTGCCCGCTCCGGCACTCGTGCTGGACGCCGAGATGGTCATCGCCGGTCCGGGCGGGCAGCGGACGGTGCCCGCGGCGGAGTTCTTCGCGGACTTCTTCACCACCGCGCTGGAGGCCGACGAGGTGCTGGTCGAGATCCGGATGCCGAAGTGGACCGGCTGGTCGGCGCACTACGAGAAGTTCAACCGCGTCGCGCAGGCGTGGTCCATGGTCGGGGTGGCCGCCGCCGTGCTCGTGCGGGACGGCGCGATCGCCGAGGCCCGCGTGGGGCTGACGAACATGGGCGCCACGCCGATCCGGGCGCGCGGGGTGGAAGGGGCGCTGCTCGGCGCCCCGGCCACCGCTGAGGCGATCACCGCGGCGGCCCGGCACGCGGCGGAGGGCACCAGTGCCACCGCCGATGCCAGCGCCGATGTGGACTACCGGGAACATCTCGCCGAAGTGCTCACCGGCCGGGCGGTCGCCACGGCGGTCGGCGTGTAG
- a CDS encoding xanthine dehydrogenase family protein molybdopterin-binding subunit, whose protein sequence is MTSTAEPELGRARKRKEDARLITGRTRWTDNMALPGMLHLAILRSPVAHARITAVDTESARKMPGVRAVLTGQDVADEQGSLPCAWPITEDMKSPDAPSLAVDTVNFAGEAVAVVAARSAAEAHDALDAIEVDYEDLPVVLDITAAATDESPLVHEDLGTNRSATWTFDSAAAGTGGDVQQALDDAEVRVDRTFRQQRLIPAFMEPRSVVVDPTGEQFTMWSATQVPHILRLMIAMNLGVPEHKVRVIAPDVGGGFGGKLQVTPEEFIAFLLARRLGKPVKWTESRSETMVSAHHGRDQVQRLSISARRDGTVTGLKVELLADMGAYLRLVTPGVPILGAFMFNAIYKFPAYHFSCTNVFTNKTPTDAYRGAGRPEATFGIERMMDELAAELGMDPMEVRRKNWIGRDEFPYDTVAGLTYDSGDYEAATDRAMELLGYDSLRQEQAERRRRGDTVQLGIGISTFTEMCGLAPSRVLGSLSYGAGGWEHAAIRVLPTGKVEVVTGVSPHGQGHETAWSQIVADRLGVPFEDVEILHGDTQSSPKGLDTYGSRSLAVGGMAVVSAADKVIDKARTIAAHMMECAEDDVEFTAGSFGVRGTDRATALGEVALAAFAAHDLPEGVEPSLDADATFDPENFSFPHGTHLCATEVDTATGRVRIRDYVCVDDVGTVVNPLIVEGQVHGGLAQGIAQALFEEAVHDESGTLTTATLADYLVPSAADLPEYVTDRTETRATSNALGVKGVGEAGTIASTPAVVNAVVDAIRHFGVDDVEMPCSPQRVWRAITGARASGQTAPESGGGMGSMEGSGSRGGNR, encoded by the coding sequence ATGACTTCCACCGCGGAACCCGAACTCGGCCGCGCCCGCAAGCGCAAGGAGGACGCCCGGCTGATCACCGGGCGCACCCGCTGGACCGACAACATGGCGTTGCCCGGGATGCTGCACCTGGCGATCTTGCGCAGCCCGGTCGCGCACGCGCGCATCACCGCCGTCGACACCGAAAGCGCGCGCAAGATGCCGGGCGTGCGAGCGGTGCTCACCGGACAGGACGTCGCCGACGAGCAGGGCAGCCTGCCGTGCGCGTGGCCGATCACCGAGGACATGAAGTCGCCGGACGCGCCGTCGCTGGCGGTGGACACCGTCAACTTCGCCGGTGAGGCGGTCGCCGTGGTCGCCGCCCGCAGCGCGGCCGAGGCGCACGACGCGCTGGACGCGATCGAGGTGGACTACGAGGACCTGCCGGTGGTCCTGGACATCACCGCGGCGGCCACCGACGAATCCCCGCTGGTGCACGAGGACTTGGGCACCAACCGCAGCGCGACCTGGACGTTCGACTCGGCCGCTGCGGGTACCGGCGGCGACGTGCAGCAGGCGCTCGACGACGCCGAGGTGCGGGTGGACCGCACGTTCCGGCAGCAGCGGCTCATCCCGGCGTTCATGGAGCCCCGATCGGTCGTGGTGGACCCGACCGGCGAGCAGTTCACCATGTGGTCGGCCACCCAGGTGCCGCACATCCTGCGGCTGATGATCGCGATGAACCTGGGCGTGCCGGAGCACAAGGTGCGGGTGATCGCGCCGGACGTGGGCGGCGGCTTCGGCGGCAAGCTGCAGGTCACCCCGGAGGAGTTCATCGCGTTCCTGCTGGCCCGCAGGCTGGGCAAGCCGGTGAAGTGGACCGAGTCGCGCTCCGAGACGATGGTCTCCGCGCACCACGGCCGCGACCAGGTGCAGCGGTTGTCGATCTCGGCCCGCCGGGACGGCACGGTCACCGGGCTGAAGGTCGAGCTGCTCGCGGACATGGGCGCCTACCTGCGGCTGGTCACGCCGGGCGTGCCGATCCTGGGCGCGTTCATGTTCAACGCGATCTACAAGTTCCCGGCGTACCACTTCAGCTGCACGAACGTGTTCACGAACAAGACCCCGACGGACGCCTACCGAGGTGCCGGGCGGCCGGAGGCCACCTTCGGCATCGAGCGGATGATGGACGAGCTCGCCGCCGAGCTGGGCATGGATCCGATGGAGGTCCGGCGCAAGAACTGGATCGGCCGCGACGAGTTCCCGTACGACACGGTCGCCGGGCTGACCTACGACTCGGGCGACTACGAGGCCGCGACCGACCGGGCGATGGAACTGCTGGGCTACGACTCGCTGCGGCAGGAGCAGGCCGAGCGCAGGCGGCGCGGGGACACCGTGCAGCTGGGCATCGGGATCTCCACGTTCACCGAGATGTGCGGGCTGGCGCCGTCGCGGGTGCTGGGTTCGCTGTCCTACGGCGCGGGCGGCTGGGAACACGCCGCGATCCGGGTGCTGCCCACCGGCAAGGTCGAGGTCGTCACCGGCGTCTCGCCGCACGGGCAGGGCCACGAGACGGCGTGGAGCCAGATCGTCGCCGACCGGCTGGGCGTGCCGTTCGAGGACGTGGAGATCCTGCACGGCGACACCCAGTCCTCGCCGAAGGGCCTGGACACCTACGGTTCGCGCTCGCTGGCGGTCGGCGGCATGGCGGTGGTCAGCGCCGCGGACAAGGTGATCGACAAGGCCCGCACGATCGCCGCGCACATGATGGAGTGCGCCGAGGACGACGTGGAGTTCACCGCGGGCAGCTTCGGCGTGCGCGGCACCGACCGGGCCACCGCGCTCGGCGAGGTGGCGCTGGCCGCGTTCGCCGCGCACGACCTGCCGGAAGGGGTGGAGCCGAGCCTGGACGCGGACGCCACGTTCGACCCGGAGAACTTCTCCTTCCCGCACGGCACGCACCTGTGCGCGACCGAAGTGGACACCGCGACCGGGCGGGTGCGCATCCGCGACTACGTCTGCGTGGACGACGTGGGCACCGTGGTCAACCCGCTGATCGTGGAAGGCCAGGTGCACGGCGGGCTCGCGCAGGGCATCGCGCAGGCGCTGTTCGAGGAGGCCGTGCACGACGAGTCCGGCACGCTGACCACGGCCACGCTGGCGGACTACCTGGTGCCGTCGGCTGCGGACCTGCCGGAGTACGTCACCGACCGCACCGAGACCCGCGCGACGTCGAACGCGCTGGGCGTGAAGGGCGTCGGGGAAGCAGGCACGATCGCCTCCACCCCGGCGGTGGTCAACGCGGTCGTGGACGCGATCCGGCACTTCGGCGTCGACGACGTGGAGATGCCGTGCTCGCCGCAGCGCGTGTGGCGGGCGATCACCGGGGCGCGAGCTTCCGGGCAGACCGCGCCGGAATCCGGTGGCGGCATGGGTTCGATGGAAGGTTCCGGCTCGCGAGGAGGTAACCGGTGA
- a CDS encoding (2Fe-2S)-binding protein, with the protein MPRITVNVDGTEYTDEVEPRTLLVQHLRDRLGKVGTVVGCDTSNCGACTVHLDGQSVKSCSVLAVQADGHDVTTIEGLERDGELHPVQQAFHDNHALQCGFCTPGMIMQSLDLLAENSAPSDEQIREGLEGNLCRCTGYQNIVRAVQDAAGKMRPGAGPPIEQTADTPQQRTGEQQAEVRQP; encoded by the coding sequence ATGCCGCGCATCACCGTCAACGTCGACGGCACCGAGTACACCGACGAAGTCGAACCCCGCACCCTGCTCGTGCAGCACCTGCGCGACCGGCTGGGCAAGGTCGGCACCGTCGTCGGCTGCGACACCAGCAACTGCGGCGCCTGCACCGTTCACCTGGACGGCCAGAGCGTCAAATCCTGTTCGGTGCTCGCGGTGCAGGCCGACGGGCACGACGTCACCACCATCGAAGGACTCGAACGGGACGGCGAGCTGCACCCGGTGCAGCAGGCGTTCCACGACAACCACGCGCTGCAGTGCGGGTTCTGCACGCCCGGCATGATCATGCAGTCGCTGGACCTGCTCGCGGAGAACTCCGCGCCCAGCGACGAGCAGATCCGCGAAGGGCTGGAGGGCAACCTCTGCCGCTGCACCGGCTACCAGAACATCGTCCGCGCGGTGCAGGACGCGGCCGGGAAGATGCGGCCGGGCGCCGGACCGCCGATCGAGCAGACCGCGGACACTCCGCAGCAGCGCACCGGCGAGCAGCAGGCGGAGGTGCGGCAGCCATGA
- a CDS encoding XdhC/CoxI family protein produces MRDVLDEVAKRWDSGEPVGLGTVVATFRSAPRPPGAAMLVTPEGEAVGSVSGGCVEGAVYERATAVLDGDPAGLQRYGVSDDDAFAVGLTCGGILDVFVERIDRESFPEFDAVADSVRAEEPVAVTTVVEHPDPARVGARLLVWRDRTGGSLGERRMDDAVADDARGMLASGRSGVLEYGPEGQRRGEGMRVFVNSFEPPPRMLVFGAIDFAAAMARIGSFLGYRVTVCDARPVFATHSRFPGVDDVVVDWPHRYLAAEAEAGRLDERTAVMVLTHDPKFDVPVLELALRHDLGYVGAMGSRRTHDDRMQRLREQGLAEAELAKLSSPIGLDLGARTPEETAVSIAAELISLRWGGAGTRLTETAGPIHR; encoded by the coding sequence GTGCGTGACGTGCTCGATGAGGTGGCCAAGCGCTGGGATTCCGGCGAACCGGTGGGGCTCGGCACGGTGGTGGCCACGTTCCGCTCGGCGCCGCGCCCGCCCGGTGCGGCGATGCTGGTGACCCCCGAGGGGGAGGCGGTCGGCAGCGTCTCCGGCGGTTGCGTGGAAGGCGCGGTCTACGAGCGGGCGACCGCGGTGCTCGACGGCGACCCCGCGGGCCTGCAGCGCTACGGCGTCAGCGACGACGACGCGTTCGCGGTCGGGCTGACCTGCGGCGGCATCCTCGACGTGTTCGTCGAGCGGATCGACCGGGAATCGTTCCCCGAGTTCGACGCGGTCGCCGATTCGGTGCGCGCGGAGGAACCGGTCGCGGTGACGACCGTGGTCGAGCATCCGGACCCCGCCCGGGTCGGAGCGCGCCTGCTGGTGTGGCGCGACCGCACCGGCGGCAGCCTGGGCGAGCGGCGGATGGACGACGCGGTGGCCGACGACGCGCGGGGGATGCTCGCCAGCGGCCGCAGCGGCGTCCTGGAGTACGGACCGGAGGGCCAGCGGCGCGGCGAAGGGATGCGGGTGTTCGTGAACTCCTTCGAGCCGCCGCCGCGAATGCTGGTGTTCGGCGCGATCGACTTCGCCGCCGCGATGGCGCGGATCGGCTCGTTCCTCGGCTACCGCGTGACGGTGTGCGACGCGCGGCCGGTGTTCGCCACGCACAGCCGGTTCCCCGGCGTGGACGACGTGGTGGTGGATTGGCCGCACCGCTACCTGGCCGCGGAGGCCGAGGCGGGGAGGCTGGACGAGCGGACCGCGGTCATGGTGCTCACGCACGATCCGAAGTTCGACGTGCCCGTGCTGGAGCTCGCGCTGCGGCACGACCTCGGCTACGTGGGCGCGATGGGTTCGCGGCGCACGCACGACGACCGGATGCAGCGGCTGCGCGAACAGGGCCTCGCGGAGGCGGAGCTGGCCAAGCTGTCCTCGCCGATCGGGTTGGATCTGGGTGCGCGCACACCGGAGGAGACCGCGGTGTCCATCGCGGCGGAACTGATCTCGCTGCGCTGGGGCGGCGCGGGAACCCGCCTCACCGAAACCGCGGGCCCCATCCACCGCTGA
- a CDS encoding VWA domain-containing protein: protein MDTVAGLVGFARALRYSGMSCGPARVEAFLTATGHTGLHDRSGVYWAGRLTLCADPEDLDRYDAAFAAWFGESEMPGLGEAPSIRQRTKIAALSSGDGDEESDSDPIKAAASEDEVLRHRDLADLSEAEREHLRRMLAVLRPEPPARAAVRRHRSRRGPLDSRATMREMLRAGGEPLRLARHRKARRPRRVVLLIDVSGSMAPYADALLRFAHVVVRRTPASTEVFTLGTRMTRVSRQLRQRDPEHALHAASKAVPDFSGGTRLGETLRGFLDRWGQRGVARGSVVVLFSDGWERGDVQLLAEQTHRLRRLARAVIWANPHAGHAGYEPVQSGIVAAAPHVDALVAGHSLDSLQRVWSRVRRFGNSGATANADKQMPPEVPGRPTAEVGRA from the coding sequence ATGGACACCGTTGCCGGTCTCGTCGGGTTCGCCCGTGCGCTGCGGTACTCGGGCATGTCGTGCGGCCCTGCGCGGGTCGAGGCGTTCCTGACCGCGACCGGGCACACCGGGCTGCACGACCGGTCCGGCGTGTACTGGGCGGGGCGGTTGACGCTGTGCGCCGACCCGGAGGACCTGGACCGCTACGACGCGGCTTTCGCCGCCTGGTTCGGCGAGTCCGAGATGCCCGGGCTCGGCGAAGCGCCGAGCATCCGGCAGCGCACCAAGATCGCCGCGCTGAGCTCCGGAGACGGCGACGAGGAGTCCGACTCCGACCCGATCAAGGCCGCGGCCAGCGAGGACGAGGTGCTCCGGCACCGGGACCTCGCCGATCTCAGCGAGGCCGAGCGCGAGCACCTGCGCCGGATGCTCGCCGTGCTGCGCCCCGAACCGCCGGCACGAGCGGCCGTGCGGCGCCACCGCTCCCGCCGCGGACCGCTGGATTCCCGCGCGACGATGCGGGAAATGCTGCGGGCCGGTGGTGAGCCGCTGCGCCTGGCGCGGCATCGCAAGGCGCGCAGGCCGCGCCGGGTGGTGCTGCTGATCGACGTTTCCGGCTCGATGGCCCCGTACGCCGACGCGCTGCTGCGGTTCGCGCACGTGGTGGTTCGCCGCACCCCGGCGAGCACCGAAGTCTTCACGCTGGGCACCAGGATGACCCGGGTGAGCAGGCAACTGCGCCAGCGCGACCCGGAGCACGCGCTGCACGCGGCGTCGAAGGCGGTGCCGGACTTCTCCGGCGGAACCAGGCTCGGCGAGACGCTGCGCGGGTTCCTGGACCGGTGGGGCCAGCGGGGCGTTGCCCGCGGTTCGGTCGTCGTGCTGTTCTCCGACGGCTGGGAACGCGGTGACGTGCAGCTGCTGGCCGAGCAGACGCACCGGTTGCGGCGGCTGGCGCGGGCGGTCATCTGGGCCAACCCGCACGCCGGTCATGCGGGGTACGAGCCGGTGCAGTCCGGGATCGTGGCCGCCGCGCCGCACGTGGACGCCTTGGTGGCCGGGCACAGCCTCGACTCGTTGCAGCGGGTGTGGTCGCGGGTGCGGCGGTTCGGGAATTCCGGTGCGACCGCGAACGCTGACAAGCAAATGCCGCCGGAAGTTCCCGGTCGGCCGACAGCGGAGGTGGGCCGTGCGTGA
- a CDS encoding MoxR family ATPase produces MADDDEALDVGSPAEVAAALDGTGYLPDEGIATAAFLALKMRRPLLCEGEPGTGKTALAQALASALGVELIRLQCHEGIDAAQALYDWDFPRQLLHLRTLEAASGGSLDPESAESSLYTQRFLLSRPLLRALRESPCVLLVDEIDRADDEFEAFLLEVLSEYAVSIPEYGEVRATVPPVVLLTSNRTREVHDALKRRCLYHWLDHPDVEREVAILRRRLPGLDERLAEQVASAVRRMRELELLKPPGVAEALDWAQALLALGNGELGPEAAAVTLGAVLKYREDAERVRAAGLLDSSG; encoded by the coding sequence ATGGCGGACGACGATGAGGCGCTGGACGTGGGCTCGCCGGCCGAGGTGGCCGCGGCGTTGGACGGGACGGGCTACCTGCCCGATGAGGGCATCGCCACGGCCGCGTTCCTGGCGCTGAAGATGCGCCGCCCGCTGCTGTGCGAGGGCGAGCCCGGTACCGGCAAGACCGCGCTGGCGCAGGCGCTGGCGAGCGCGCTGGGCGTGGAGCTGATCCGGTTGCAGTGCCACGAGGGCATCGACGCCGCGCAGGCGCTCTACGACTGGGACTTCCCGCGCCAGCTGCTGCATCTGCGCACGCTGGAGGCGGCTTCCGGCGGCTCGCTGGATCCGGAGTCGGCGGAGTCCTCCCTCTACACCCAGCGCTTCCTGCTGTCCCGGCCGCTGCTGCGGGCGCTGCGGGAGTCGCCGTGCGTGCTGCTGGTCGACGAGATCGACCGCGCCGACGACGAGTTCGAGGCGTTCCTGCTGGAGGTGCTGTCCGAGTACGCGGTGAGCATCCCGGAGTACGGCGAGGTGCGGGCGACCGTGCCGCCGGTCGTGCTGCTCACCTCGAACCGCACCCGCGAGGTGCACGACGCGCTCAAGCGCCGCTGCCTCTACCACTGGCTCGACCACCCGGATGTGGAACGGGAGGTCGCGATCCTGCGCCGCCGGCTGCCCGGGCTGGACGAGCGGCTGGCCGAGCAGGTGGCCTCGGCGGTCCGGCGGATGCGGGAGCTGGAACTGCTCAAGCCACCGGGCGTGGCCGAGGCGCTGGACTGGGCGCAGGCGCTGCTGGCCCTGGGCAACGGCGAGCTCGGGCCGGAGGCCGCGGCGGTGACGCTCGGCGCGGTGCTGAAGTACCGCGAAGACGCCGAACGGGTGCGCGCGGCCGGACTCCTCGACAGCAGCGGCTGA
- a CDS encoding suppressor of fused domain protein: MSRFDGFPGHIERYAGRVRGADSRETGGRDRGYHLVYCDGHDGSHVTVLTSGLREHTAGAPLPQELLCTVHAAQELHGKHLTGVIAELLTESASRVGYGALIMNDRALLPETEIAGALAAPHPYFADEFDVLLDGDGRPVLQLITLLPITRGEAQLVSRYGKDVLYDRWEQNGTDLTDVRRRSVG, from the coding sequence ATGAGCCGGTTCGACGGGTTCCCGGGGCACATCGAGCGCTACGCCGGGAGGGTCCGGGGCGCGGACAGCAGGGAAACCGGCGGCAGGGACCGCGGCTACCACCTCGTCTACTGCGACGGCCACGACGGCTCGCACGTGACCGTGCTGACCAGCGGCCTGCGCGAGCACACCGCGGGCGCGCCGCTGCCGCAGGAGTTGCTGTGCACCGTGCACGCCGCCCAGGAACTGCACGGCAAGCACCTGACCGGAGTGATCGCGGAACTGCTCACCGAATCGGCCAGCCGCGTCGGCTACGGCGCGCTGATCATGAACGATCGCGCGCTGCTGCCGGAAACGGAGATCGCCGGGGCGCTGGCAGCTCCGCACCCATACTTCGCCGACGAGTTCGACGTGCTGCTCGACGGGGACGGCAGGCCGGTGCTGCAGCTGATCACGCTGCTGCCGATCACGCGCGGCGAAGCGCAGCTGGTGTCCCGCTACGGCAAGGACGTGCTCTACGACCGGTGGGAGCAGAACGGCACCGACCTCACCGACGTGCGCCGCCGCTCCGTCGGCTGA
- a CDS encoding PspC domain-containing protein, which yields MTENVHIAAPTAPESSTGSGGYRRFTRSRNGMVAGVCAGAAEYFGIDPTLIRVLLLAATILGFGTGIVLYLAAWLLAPQE from the coding sequence ATGACCGAAAACGTGCACATCGCAGCGCCCACCGCACCGGAGAGCAGCACCGGATCCGGCGGCTACCGCCGGTTCACCCGCAGCCGCAACGGCATGGTCGCCGGAGTGTGCGCCGGGGCGGCCGAGTACTTCGGCATCGACCCGACGCTGATCCGCGTGCTGCTGCTGGCCGCAACGATCCTCGGCTTCGGCACCGGGATCGTGCTCTACCTCGCCGCCTGGCTGCTGGCTCCGCAGGAGTGA